In Cryptomeria japonica chromosome 10, Sugi_1.0, whole genome shotgun sequence, a genomic segment contains:
- the LOC131057020 gene encoding serine/threonine-protein kinase STY13 yields the protein MPCIRRLVKDSLDKFNLLKNGESFKFHVQRCKSLCTYILDKVPPYIRNDEQYLGGDVWSERVQKAWKEIYRVMKEAETYLNHCSTQVMKCLILDSTGEAFALHMHDFAWSLLCLDLAILCPIEEWNDKIGLTEFRKRISDSFAEMSDLHLNQIDFKFEDYCDLRMACNQAAANAWSAKRKYKIGVLQFMERKLLETIRNERKTRPAIDESATGIPAWLQIPAKDLTIKNIIGEGSFGKVYMGSWLGHKVAVKDIPVDARDLFEREIAVLSKLHSPFIVQLIGTSCIERRHCRIVMELVSSSLDKVLKNSGCRASLALPVAVDMMLQISRGMEYLHRQGIMHMDLKASNVLVEPSAIPEFREQGYGRVKLCDFGMASLGLSSFRCEDPKGTCYWRAPEAFRFPDQELLQEIDTLKEYTYKADVYSFAMTCYEILTGIQPFLGVHPKGLYRMIVQGKRPILLQPSCPAVLADYIGKCWETDPGRRPCFAQVSTFMRNMKLCLLRWNDPRDWPAKSDGYFYPHDADVPLELVTSKEEAFDEIPADEKLKSIARAHRFPPEIKRYELLLI from the coding sequence ATGCCGTGCATTCGAAGGCTTGTTAAGGATTCCCTGGATAAATTCAACCTTCTCAAGAATGGGGAAAGCTTCAAGTTCCATGTCCAGCGATGCAAAAGTTTGTGCACATATATACTCGATAAGGTCCCCCCATATATTCGCAATGATGAGCAATACCTGGGTGGCGATGTTTGGAGCGAACGTGTGCAAAAAGCTTGGAAGGAGATATATCGCGTCATGAAAGAAGCAGAAACATACCTCAATCACTGCTCAACACAGGTGATGAAATGCTTAATACTAGATAGCACAGGTGAGGCCTTCGCCCTACACATGCACGACTTTGCTTGGTCTCTTCTTTGCTTAGATTTAGCTATTCTGTGCCCGATCGAAGAATGGAATGATAAAATCGGTCTTACAGAATTCCGCAAGAGAATCTCTGATTCCTTTGCAGAAATGTCTGATTTACATTTAAACCAGATTGACTTTAAGTTTGAAGACTATTGTGACCTACGCATGGCTTGTAATCAAGCGGCTGCAAATGCTTGGAGTGCAAAACGAAAATATAAAATTGGGGTTTTACAATTCATGGAAAGAAAGCTGTTAGAAACCATCAGGAATGAGCGTAAAACTCGACCTGCAATAGATGAATCTGCAACTGGTATACCTGCGTGGCTGCAGATCCCTGCCAAAGAtttaacaataaagaatattatagGAGAGGGATCTTTTGGTAAAGTGTATATGGGGTCATGGCTGGGGCATAAGGTTGCCGTTAAAGACATCCCGGTTGACGCTCGTGATCTGTTCGAAAGGGAGATTGCAGTTCTTTCCAAGCTACACAGCCCTTTCATTGTCCAGTTGATAGGCACATCATGCATTGAGAGAAGGCATTGCCGTATTGTAATGGAATTGGTCAGCTCCAGCTTGGACAAAGTACTAAAGAATTCTGGTTGCAGGGCATCCCTGGCGCTCCCTGTTGCAGTGGATATGATGCTTCAAATTTCGAGGGGAATGGAATACCTTCATCGCCAGGGCATAATGCACATGGATCTGAAAGCTTCTAATGTTCTCGTAGAGCCGTCTGCAATTCCAGAATTTAGAGAGCAAGGCTATGGGCGAGTTAAGCTGTGCGACTTTGGAATGGCCAGCTTGGGGCTATCCAGTTTTCGGTGTGAAGATCCAAAGGGAACATGTTACTGGAGGGCGCCTGAAGCTTTTCGCTTCCCAGATCAAGAATTGCTCCAAGAAATtgatactctaaaagagtataccTATAAAGCAGATGTATATAGCTTTGCCATGACTTGTTATGAGATTCTGACGGGGATTCAACCTTTCCTTGGTGTACATCCCAAAGGTTTGTACCGAATGATTGTGCAAGGCAAAAGACCGATTTTGCTGCAGCCCTCATGTCCAGCCGTATTAGCTGATTACATAGGAAAGTGTTGGGAGACAGATCCTGGGCGTCGCCCTTGTTTTGCACAAGTTTCTACTTTTATGAGGAACATGAAGTTGTGCCTACTGAGATGGAACGATCCTCGTGACTGGCCTGCAAAATCCGACGGATATTTTTACCCACATGATGCTGACGTGCCTTTAGAACTTGTCACGTCCAAGGAAGAAGCATTTGATGAAATTCCTGCAGATGAGAAACTGAAGTCGATAGCTAGAGCTCATCGCTTCCCCCCTGAGATAAAAAGGTATGAACTATTACTGATTTGA